A single window of Sphaerodactylus townsendi isolate TG3544 linkage group LG05, MPM_Stown_v2.3, whole genome shotgun sequence DNA harbors:
- the LOC125433380 gene encoding adenosine receptor A3-like yields the protein MGLKEVYAFLESVIAVLATLGNILVIWVVKKNSASLTTTCYFILSLALADIAVGLVLPVAIMVDLKVQLPFEACLFMCCLLVACTQTSIMSLLAIAVDRYLRVRFLTRYRIITSQKRILVALGIVWLLSVMMGFAPIFGWTEKKSSYKNCTFTGIMKMEYMVYFSFFVGTLIPLIIMIVLYGSVFCIIQTKLRQWSKDVRGTRTFYRREFKIVKYLTLVLLLFAVSWLPLCIMNCIQNFCPRIKIPQYMWYIGILLSHSNSVMNPIVYAFKIKKFRETCSQILRTYIFCRDQDYAVNSTS from the exons ATGGGACTCAAGGAAGTTTATGCTTTCCTGGAGTCTGTAATTGCAGTGCTTGCTACCTTGGGTAATATCCTAGTCATCTGGGTAGTTAAGAAGAACTCAGCTAGTCTGACAACAACTTGCTACTTCATTCTCTCACTAGCACTGGCAGATATTGCAGTTGGACTCGTGTTGCCAGTGGCCAtcatggtggatttaaaagtccAACTCCCTTTCGAAGCCTGCCTCTTCATGTGCTGCCTGCTGGTGGCTTGCACTCAAACCTCGATCATGTCACTCCTTGCTATTGCTGTTGACAGATACCTGAGAGTGAGGTTCCTTACCCG GTATAGGATAATAACCAGTCAAAAAAGAATTCTGGTGGCTCTGGGAATAGTCTGGCTGTTGTCTGTGATGATGGGGTTTGCACCCATCTTTGgatggacagaaaaaaaatcaagctacAAGAATTGCACTTTCACCGGAATTATGAAAATGGAGTACATGGTTTATTTCAGCTTTTTTGTTGGTACCCTTATCCCATTGATCATCATGATTGTTCTCTACGGAAGTGTCTTCTGCATTATCCAAACAAAGCTAAGACAATGGTCCAAAGATGTCAGAGGAACAAGAACATTTTACAGAAGGGAGTTTAAGATAGTCAAATATTTGACTTTGGTCCTTTTGTTATTTGCTGTGAGTTGGCTTCCTCTGTGTATCATGAACTGCATTCAAAATTTCTGCCCTCGTATTAAGATCCCCCAGTATATGTGGTACATCGGCATCCTTCTCAGCCACTCAAATTCAGTCATGAATCCAATTGTCTATGCTTTCAAGATAAAGAAATTTAGGGAAACATGCTCTCAGATTTTAAGAACGTACATCTTCTGCAGAGATCAAGATTATGCAGTTAACAGTACATCATAA